CCGTGAACGGGCTCCGGGTGCGGGCGGTTTCCGAGGACGAGGTGCCGGCCTGGGACCGCGCGCTGACCGTCGGCTTCCTGCGCCCGCACGTGGACAGCGCGGCGGAGGTGCGCCGCCGGCAGTGGGAGCCGGGCCGGATGCTGGCCGGCTTCGACCGCGACGACGACCGCCCGATCGCCACCTTCCGCAGCTACGACGCCGAACTGACCGTCCCCGGCGGGGCCGTCATCACCGCCGACGCCGTCACCCACGTCACGGTCAGCTCCACCCACCGCCGCCGGGGCCTGCTCAGCACGATGATGCGCCGGGACCTCATGGCCGCCGCCGGGCGCGGTACGGCGGTCGCCATCCTGATCGCCGCCGAGTACAACATCTACGGCCGGTTCGGCTTCGGCCCGGCCACCCGGGGCGCCGGCTGGCGCGTCGACCTGCGCCGGACCCGGGGCCTGCGCGAGGGACTGCCGGGCGTCCCCGGCGGCCGGATCGACTTCGTGACCATGGCCGAGGCGCGCGAGCTGGGGCCCGCCCTGCACGAGCGCTGGCGACGTACCCAGCCGGGCGCGATCGACCGCGACGAGTTGTGGTGGCAGCGCAACACCGGCGAGGTGCGGGTGCCCGGCTTCGACTTCACGGAGCCGTTCGCGGCCGTCCACCGGGACGCCGACGGCGCGGTCACCGGTCTGGTGGCCTACCGGGTCGACGACAAGTGGGACGGCGCCTACCCCGACTGCACGCTCACCGTCGAGGAGTTCATCGCCCTCGACCTGCCCACCAAGGTCGAGCTGTGGCGCTTCCTGATGTCCGTCGACTGGGTGGCCAGGATCGTCGTGGCCAACGCCTCCTCGGACGACCCGCTGCCGCTGCTGCTCCAGAACCCTCGCGCGGCCACCCCGCAGGACGAGAACGCCGACTTCATGTGGCTGCGCGTGCTGGACGTCGAGGCGGCGTTCGGCGCCCGGACGTACGGCGCCCCCGGCCGGGTGGTGCTGGAGGTCGAGGACAAGCTCGGCTTCGCGTCCGGCCGTTGGGCGATCGAGGTCGCCCCGGACGGCACCGGGACCTGCACCCGCACCACCGACGAGGCCGACCTCGTCCTCGGGGCCCCGGAGTTGGGCTCGCTCTACCTCGGCGGGGAGAGCGCCCCTCGGCTGGCCGCCGCCGGGCTGCTCACCGAACTGCGCCCGGGCGCGGCCGCCGCCGCGGACCTGCTGCTGCGCACCCCGCTGCGGCCCTGGAACCCGGACATGTTCTGAGCCGGCCGGATCGGCAGGATGTGGGAAGGGCCGGCCCTCCGTGGCGGAGGACCGGCCCTTCCTCGTCTCCGAGTCTCCGATTCGTTTCCGGTTCGCCGTCGACTCGTCTTCGATTCGCTTGCGGTGGGCGCTACTTGACGGCCGTCTTGCCTATGGTGGGCAGGATGAAGT
The genomic region above belongs to Streptomyces sp. 1331.2 and contains:
- a CDS encoding GNAT family N-acetyltransferase, producing MGNSTDHAAVDTVNGLRVRAVSEDEVPAWDRALTVGFLRPHVDSAAEVRRRQWEPGRMLAGFDRDDDRPIATFRSYDAELTVPGGAVITADAVTHVTVSSTHRRRGLLSTMMRRDLMAAAGRGTAVAILIAAEYNIYGRFGFGPATRGAGWRVDLRRTRGLREGLPGVPGGRIDFVTMAEARELGPALHERWRRTQPGAIDRDELWWQRNTGEVRVPGFDFTEPFAAVHRDADGAVTGLVAYRVDDKWDGAYPDCTLTVEEFIALDLPTKVELWRFLMSVDWVARIVVANASSDDPLPLLLQNPRAATPQDENADFMWLRVLDVEAAFGARTYGAPGRVVLEVEDKLGFASGRWAIEVAPDGTGTCTRTTDEADLVLGAPELGSLYLGGESAPRLAAAGLLTELRPGAAAAADLLLRTPLRPWNPDMF